In a single window of the Chondrocystis sp. NIES-4102 genome:
- a CDS encoding periplasmic solute binding protein — protein sequence MWTNKLSVVAVCIGLLVGGCSTKETNNSQGEDKLLVVSTSTIIGDFTDQVGGDIIEHRTILQPGTDPHVYEPTPKDSVILEKADLILYNGFNLEPGLIKMINSTAIKSQKFAVGEVVKPLSFNKQGQRQPDPHVWGDVQNAIAMTEAIRNRLSELSPENKAQFVLNADQFIIELRQLDSWITSQIATIPENQRQLVTTHDAFQYYSNAYGLKMAGTLIGISTEEQPSAKTVKNLADEIQKLKIPAIFAETTINPQLIETVAEEAGVTLAPQQLYSDSIGVKGGKADSYIKMLQANTKSIVESLEGS from the coding sequence ATGTGGACAAATAAATTATCTGTAGTAGCGGTTTGTATAGGGTTATTGGTGGGAGGATGTTCAACCAAAGAAACTAATAATAGTCAAGGTGAAGACAAACTTTTGGTAGTTTCCACCAGCACAATTATTGGTGATTTTACCGATCAGGTAGGGGGAGACATCATTGAACATCGGACTATTTTGCAACCTGGTACTGATCCTCATGTATATGAACCAACACCGAAAGATAGTGTAATTTTAGAAAAGGCAGATCTAATTCTCTATAACGGTTTTAATCTTGAGCCTGGATTGATTAAAATGATAAACTCCACAGCCATAAAATCTCAAAAATTTGCCGTGGGAGAAGTCGTAAAACCTTTAAGTTTTAATAAGCAGGGACAAAGACAACCAGATCCTCATGTGTGGGGAGATGTCCAAAATGCGATCGCTATGACTGAAGCCATTCGTAATCGTTTGAGTGAATTGTCTCCCGAAAATAAGGCACAATTTGTTTTAAATGCTGATCAATTTATTATTGAGTTGCGACAGCTTGATAGTTGGATCACCAGTCAAATAGCCACCATCCCCGAAAATCAACGTCAGTTAGTTACTACCCATGATGCTTTTCAATATTATAGTAATGCCTATGGTTTAAAAATGGCTGGAACGCTGATTGGCATTAGTACTGAAGAACAACCAAGTGCCAAAACGGTAAAAAATTTAGCAGATGAAATTCAAAAGTTAAAAATACCCGCAATTTTTGCAGAGACAACCATTAACCCTCAATTAATCGAAACCGTAGCCGAAGAAGCAGGGGTAACACTCGCACCTCAACAGTTATATTCTGATTCTATTGGGGTAAAAGGTGGCAAGGCTGATAGTTATATTAAAATGTTACAAGCTAACACTAAATCGATTGTTGAGTCTTTAGAAGGTAGTTAG
- a CDS encoding ABC transporter-related protein: MSSNLIAVNNLGVCYRTVEALRDISLNLVPGKVTGVFGPNGAGKSTLVKAMLGLIPTNSGTVSYDGQPIQHHLDKIAYVPQRSQIDWTYPVTVWDVVMMGRVRKTGWFRNFSNNSRRSAIAALEQVQMSEYKNRPIGQLSGGQQQRVFLARSLAQQAEVFFFDEPFVGVDQKTENIIFNIFHSLANVGKIVVVVNHDLGESITNFDELVLLNKEIIAAGKRQQVLRDENLQRAYGGKVMFFSQDN, translated from the coding sequence ATGAGTAGTAACTTAATCGCAGTTAACAATTTAGGGGTTTGTTACCGTACAGTAGAAGCGTTGCGTGATATTTCTCTTAATCTTGTACCAGGCAAAGTTACAGGAGTATTCGGCCCAAACGGTGCAGGAAAAAGTACTTTAGTCAAGGCAATGCTCGGTTTAATTCCTACCAATTCTGGTACAGTATCCTATGATGGGCAACCGATACAACACCATCTAGATAAAATCGCCTATGTACCACAGCGATCGCAAATTGATTGGACATATCCCGTCACAGTCTGGGATGTGGTAATGATGGGTAGAGTTCGTAAAACAGGCTGGTTTCGGAATTTTTCTAATAACAGTCGGAGATCTGCGATCGCTGCGTTAGAACAAGTGCAAATGAGCGAATATAAAAATCGTCCCATTGGACAACTTTCGGGAGGACAACAACAACGAGTCTTTCTAGCCAGATCTCTTGCACAGCAAGCAGAAGTTTTCTTTTTTGATGAACCTTTTGTGGGAGTAGATCAAAAAACCGAAAATATTATTTTTAATATATTTCACTCCTTAGCCAATGTGGGAAAAATTGTTGTGGTGGTTAATCATGATTTAGGTGAATCTATCACTAACTTTGATGAATTAGTTTTACTCAATAAAGAAATAATTGCTGCGGGTAAAAGACAACAGGTTTTGCGAGATGAAAATTTGCAACGTGCTTATGGTGGGAAGGTAATGTTTTTCTCCCAAGATAATTGA
- a CDS encoding multi-sensor signal transduction multi-kinase has translation MLENLNSLFGYSITGQVCQSNTSLIYRGFREADKQAVILKVLKKDYPTPEQINNYKQEYQILCALNLEGVVKVYDLLAYKQTLILVVEDFGGKSLNFWLTRQQFTLEEFLEIALKICQSLGEIHAADIIHKDINPSNIVLNLNTKQLKIIDFGISTVLSQENPALTNPETVEGTLAYMSPEQTGRMNRTLDYRSDFYSLGATFYHLLTGKPPFAEAGDALELVHCHLAKQPLAIKSANIPQVVGKIIMKLMAKTAEDRYQSARGIQTDIEKCLKQLKLNHTIADFSLGQQDLCDRFEIPEKLYGRKGEIKRLLAAFERVAQSDLLDAAHSSKSEFILVTGYSGIGKSSLVREIYKPITAKRGYFISGKFDQFKRNVPYLALLSALGELVQLLLSENKVQLEQWREQILSAVGINGQLIIDVLPELELIIGKQPAIALKPTEEAQNRFDRVMIDLIKVFCSPTHPLVMFLDDLQWSDPTTLHLIELLLHKEETANLLFIGAYRDNEVSATHPLEITLEHLRYSGRKIEIIRLRPLLPEDLSELIADTLHRDLDSIATLSNLVLQKTRGNPFFVNQLLKTLYEAKAIAFNGQQQQWQWDLNQIEQMQVSENVVDLVTQKLQSLPQRVQQLLIYAAALGSIFKLKTLAIIAQQQPDTIFEDLNLAHRAKIIFPISAKACELSNQKYKFAHDRLQQAAYNLIPTPEKPATHLKIGRLLWQNTPEEKLSERILAIVDHFNFGVELVSDPKEIQQIAYLNLLAARKAKAAAAYPTAQQYIRIGTDLLPPDSWQDSYDLTYSLYFEAMETAHLATDFERAIAIGELILQFTTTLLEKIKVYKLRVHIYIARNQKAIAIDTGLKALEMLGVSLAVWEGDLPQLPTTEELTLIREMSDPYQLAAIDFLIAILPPVHMTRPELFPKVAITMLQLCLKLGKSALSSLVFGMYGLFLSATIGDLETAYHSGKLALNILDSYQVSELESHVIFLFEVFIAPGKEYLKATLNRLQKGISSGYAVGQLERMGYCITDYCIHLFLVENSLDKIIQQHQQYIDLLIPSKQQHLIDLSQIWQQLALNFHRADGDKLSLQGAVFDETLMLPIFESTNNHQSLFTYYLAKLILAYNFQDYQGAIALATKASNYQHAPYGVMMFTTYIFYQSLAILSTYDLAAIETQEEIFSKIKQNLAKMKYWAECAPSNFLHQYQLVLAEQARVLGNNWQAGQLYQQAIAQAKENGYLQQQALASELATRFYLQHGMEQIAQTYIKEAYYVYSLWQAGAKIADLQAQYPQFFSQEINNSNNVNLTLTTNGNTTGEGIDLTTLIKAYQAVAREISLDKLLITLMKSLIENAGAQRGYLILETEAELYIEASYDLNAAESPQVWRSPLNQSRNLARSIVNYVWRTRENVVIADATRQTQFVNDLYLEQYKPRSIICTPLIDRAHLTGVVYLENNLATNTFTAKKLKMVQMLSGLAAIAISHARLYNSLEQKVTQRTQELSTTLKNLQTTQQQLIESEKMAALGNLVAGVAHEINTPIGNSVTAASTLADETNIFNDQVITGQLKRSSLNNYLNLATEASEIILSNLQRAGELIHSFKQVAVDRTSLDIRSFALKPYLEEIFITLEPQLKKTPHQVIITGDSNIVIKSCPGVFAQIITNLITNSLIHAYPTNKAGKICLDIAQQSKEIIIKYQDDGCGISRDQLKSIFEPFFTTARERGGCGLGLHIVYNLVKQKLKGSIQVKSEVNLGTIFIISIPC, from the coding sequence ATGCTAGAGAACTTGAACTCTCTTTTTGGTTATTCTATTACAGGTCAAGTTTGTCAGAGTAACACTTCTTTGATTTATAGAGGGTTTAGAGAAGCGGATAAACAAGCAGTAATTTTAAAAGTTTTAAAGAAAGATTACCCTACACCAGAACAAATAAATAACTATAAACAAGAATATCAAATCCTTTGCGCTTTAAATCTTGAGGGGGTTGTCAAAGTTTATGATTTACTTGCATATAAACAGACATTAATTTTAGTAGTCGAAGATTTTGGGGGAAAATCCTTAAATTTTTGGTTAACTCGTCAACAATTTACCCTAGAAGAATTTTTAGAAATCGCCTTAAAAATTTGTCAAAGTTTGGGAGAAATTCACGCTGCTGATATTATCCATAAAGATATTAATCCCAGTAATATTGTTTTAAATCTTAATACTAAACAGTTAAAAATAATAGATTTTGGAATATCAACAGTTTTATCGCAAGAAAACCCTGCTTTAACAAATCCAGAAACTGTAGAGGGAACTTTAGCCTATATGTCTCCTGAACAAACTGGGAGAATGAATCGTACTCTAGATTATCGCAGTGATTTCTATTCTTTGGGGGCAACTTTTTATCATTTGCTAACGGGAAAGCCTCCTTTTGCAGAAGCTGGGGACGCGCTGGAATTGGTGCATTGTCATTTAGCCAAACAGCCTTTAGCAATTAAGAGTGCAAATATACCCCAGGTAGTTGGCAAGATAATTATGAAATTAATGGCAAAAACCGCCGAAGATAGGTATCAAAGTGCTAGGGGTATTCAAACAGATATAGAGAAATGTCTTAAACAATTAAAGCTTAATCATACAATTGCTGACTTTAGTTTAGGACAACAAGACTTGTGCGATCGCTTTGAAATTCCTGAGAAACTATACGGTAGAAAAGGAGAAATTAAACGTTTATTAGCTGCTTTTGAGCGAGTGGCACAATCTGACTTATTAGATGCTGCTCACAGTTCTAAGTCTGAATTTATTTTGGTTACAGGTTATTCTGGCATTGGCAAGTCATCTTTAGTAAGAGAAATCTATAAACCTATTACAGCTAAACGGGGTTATTTTATCTCAGGTAAGTTTGATCAATTTAAACGCAATGTTCCCTACCTGGCTTTATTATCCGCCCTAGGAGAATTAGTACAATTGTTGCTGAGTGAGAATAAAGTTCAATTGGAACAGTGGCGAGAACAAATATTATCCGCAGTCGGTATCAATGGACAATTAATTATTGATGTTTTACCAGAGCTTGAGCTTATTATAGGCAAACAACCAGCGATCGCTCTAAAACCAACTGAGGAAGCACAAAACCGTTTTGATCGAGTCATGATTGATCTAATTAAGGTTTTTTGTTCCCCCACTCATCCCTTGGTAATGTTTCTCGACGATTTACAGTGGAGTGATCCAACTACTTTACATCTAATTGAATTATTACTGCATAAGGAAGAAACGGCAAATTTATTGTTTATTGGAGCATACCGAGATAATGAAGTCAGTGCCACCCATCCTCTAGAAATTACCCTAGAACATCTGCGCTACTCTGGGAGAAAGATTGAAATTATTAGGCTCAGACCACTATTACCAGAAGATTTAAGCGAATTGATCGCTGATACTTTACATAGAGATCTAGACAGTATTGCAACTTTGAGTAATTTAGTGTTGCAAAAAACTAGAGGTAATCCTTTTTTTGTTAACCAATTGCTCAAAACCCTTTATGAAGCCAAGGCGATCGCTTTTAATGGGCAACAACAGCAATGGCAATGGGATCTAAATCAGATCGAGCAGATGCAGGTGTCAGAAAACGTAGTCGATTTAGTTACGCAAAAACTACAAAGTTTACCCCAAAGAGTGCAACAACTATTAATTTATGCTGCTGCCTTGGGATCTATATTTAAATTAAAAACCTTAGCCATCATAGCCCAACAACAGCCAGATACAATCTTTGAAGATTTAAATTTAGCACACAGAGCTAAGATAATTTTTCCTATTTCTGCCAAAGCATGCGAATTATCAAATCAAAAATATAAATTTGCTCACGATCGCTTGCAGCAAGCAGCCTATAATTTAATTCCTACACCCGAAAAACCAGCAACTCATCTGAAAATTGGTCGTTTGCTATGGCAAAATACCCCCGAAGAGAAATTGAGCGAGCGCATTTTAGCAATTGTGGATCATTTTAATTTTGGGGTGGAATTAGTTAGTGATCCAAAGGAAATACAGCAAATAGCCTATCTAAATTTACTCGCAGCACGCAAAGCCAAAGCAGCAGCAGCATATCCCACAGCCCAGCAATATATACGTATAGGCACAGACTTATTACCGCCAGATAGTTGGCAAGATAGTTATGACTTGACCTATAGTCTTTATTTTGAAGCTATGGAAACGGCGCATTTAGCTACAGATTTTGAGAGGGCGATCGCTATAGGGGAACTTATCCTGCAATTTACCACTACTTTATTAGAAAAAATTAAAGTTTATAAGTTACGGGTACATATTTATATAGCTCGTAACCAGAAAGCCATAGCTATAGACACGGGTTTAAAAGCGTTAGAGATGCTAGGAGTTTCTTTGGCTGTTTGGGAGGGTGATCTCCCCCAACTTCCTACGACAGAAGAATTAACTCTTATTCGGGAAATGAGCGATCCTTATCAGTTAGCTGCTATAGACTTCCTGATCGCTATTTTGCCTCCTGTACATATGACTCGTCCCGAATTATTTCCCAAAGTCGCCATAACGATGTTGCAACTATGTCTAAAACTAGGGAAATCTGCTTTATCTTCCTTGGTTTTTGGAATGTATGGCTTATTTTTGAGTGCCACTATAGGCGATCTCGAAACGGCTTATCATTCGGGTAAACTTGCATTAAATATACTCGACTCTTATCAAGTTTCAGAATTAGAAAGTCATGTAATATTTTTATTTGAAGTTTTTATCGCCCCAGGCAAAGAATACCTCAAAGCAACTTTAAACCGTTTACAAAAAGGTATTAGTAGTGGGTATGCAGTTGGTCAATTAGAAAGGATGGGTTATTGCATTACAGATTATTGCATACATTTATTTTTAGTTGAAAACAGTTTAGATAAGATTATCCAGCAACATCAACAATATATCGATTTACTAATTCCTAGTAAACAGCAACATTTGATCGATTTAAGCCAAATTTGGCAACAATTAGCTTTAAATTTTCATCGAGCAGATGGCGATAAGTTATCTTTGCAAGGAGCAGTTTTTGACGAAACATTGATGCTGCCTATTTTTGAATCTACTAATAATCATCAGTCCCTATTTACCTATTATCTGGCTAAACTAATTCTGGCTTACAATTTCCAAGATTACCAAGGTGCGATCGCTCTAGCAACCAAGGCATCTAACTATCAACACGCTCCCTATGGGGTGATGATGTTCACTACTTACATTTTTTATCAATCTTTAGCTATATTATCAACCTATGACTTAGCTGCTATCGAAACACAAGAGGAAATATTTAGCAAAATTAAGCAAAATCTCGCCAAAATGAAATATTGGGCAGAATGCGCACCTAGTAATTTCCTACATCAATATCAATTGGTTTTAGCAGAACAAGCTAGGGTGTTAGGCAACAATTGGCAAGCAGGACAATTATATCAGCAAGCGATCGCTCAGGCGAAAGAAAATGGTTATCTCCAGCAACAAGCTTTAGCCTCGGAATTAGCTACTAGATTTTATTTGCAACACGGGATGGAACAAATAGCCCAAACCTATATAAAAGAAGCGTACTATGTTTATAGTCTTTGGCAAGCTGGGGCGAAAATAGCAGATCTACAAGCTCAATATCCTCAGTTTTTTAGTCAGGAAATTAATAATAGTAATAATGTTAATCTTACCCTCACAACCAACGGTAATACTACTGGAGAAGGGATCGACTTAACTACGCTAATAAAAGCCTATCAAGCAGTAGCCAGGGAAATAAGCTTAGATAAGTTACTTATCACCTTGATGAAAAGTTTAATTGAAAATGCAGGAGCGCAACGAGGTTATTTAATTTTAGAAACCGAAGCAGAATTATATATTGAAGCATCCTATGATTTAAATGCAGCAGAAAGTCCCCAGGTTTGGCGATCGCCCCTCAATCAAAGTCGAAATCTAGCTCGTAGTATTGTAAACTATGTTTGGCGTACAAGAGAAAACGTGGTTATTGCCGATGCAACTCGTCAAACTCAATTTGTCAATGACTTATATTTAGAGCAATATAAACCTCGATCTATAATTTGTACTCCATTAATAGATCGCGCCCATCTTACAGGTGTTGTATATTTAGAAAACAATCTGGCAACTAATACATTTACCGCCAAAAAACTAAAAATGGTGCAAATGTTATCGGGGCTTGCTGCGATCGCTATTTCCCATGCTAGATTATATAATTCCTTAGAGCAGAAAGTTACACAACGAACTCAAGAACTATCCACAACCTTAAAAAATCTCCAAACCACTCAACAGCAGTTAATTGAGTCTGAAAAAATGGCAGCTTTAGGAAATTTAGTTGCAGGAGTTGCACATGAAATTAATACTCCTATTGGTAATAGTGTCACCGCAGCTTCTACCCTAGCAGATGAAACTAATATATTTAATGACCAAGTTATCACAGGGCAACTAAAACGTTCCAGCCTTAATAACTATTTAAATTTAGCGACAGAAGCTAGTGAAATAATTCTTAGCAATTTACAACGCGCAGGTGAATTAATTCACAGTTTTAAACAAGTGGCGGTAGATCGCACCAGTTTAGATATTCGCTCTTTTGCCCTCAAGCCATATTTAGAAGAGATTTTCATTACTTTAGAACCTCAACTCAAAAAAACTCCCCATCAAGTTATTATTACAGGAGATAGCAATATTGTAATTAAGAGTTGCCCTGGAGTATTTGCGCAAATTATCACAAATTTAATTACTAATTCCTTAATACACGCTTATCCTACCAATAAGGCTGGGAAAATATGCCTAGATATTGCTCAACAGTCTAAGGAAATTATCATTAAGTATCAAGATGATGGTTGTGGTATCTCTCGAGATCAGCTAAAAAGTATTTTTGAACCATTTTTTACTACAGCGAGGGAGAGGGGAGGTTGTGGCTTAGGGCTGCATATTGTTTATAATCTAGTTAAACAAAAACTCAAAGGTTCGATTCAAGTTAAAAGTGAAGTAAATTTGGGAACAATATTTATCATAAGCATTCCTTGTTAA
- a CDS encoding non-specific serine/threonine protein kinase — protein sequence MSIIHGSWIVNSGKDYFFVWGEAWRSLVNEAFTLNAAGDFVHPFDLSQSELLDLFQSHELDIKEILTSGNWHKQLIGIPTIVTDTEAGKKVQPVFAKDAVESESSLDLYLWEVEGFRLTPQDAVKLLQVLSLASLQASTQYLAGDICFWSHIYRWVLDLIVRQKYLPAIAPGNKQENNYQSVWQPLIDSEVDRVRLAKFTRVIPEACLTYLDAEASEADTTDEQLVLRSLLLILDARLRSWVNYQPNNTQETIVQPWLRSLGTSAPLNAETRVIKRLNSAIYNWTLPINEYLVNRQNDHLSSNRYQVCLILTPPTETNPEGEQNDWYLNYYLQALDEPDFLISSALIWQCAGDVLETGDRLINNPQEILLKGLGLASRIYEPIKVSLEESQPIYCLLNPVQVYEFIRAIAWQLQDNGLGVILPTGLTKGNNEQRLGIKMTASVNQKQGERLSLSSMLKYKLEIAVGDRTLSKRDFKKLLAQKSPIVEIDGQWITLQPADVKAAQAVLDQSNEQLDLSVEDALRLSTGDTKTLVKLPVVKFEATGVLAGLLDNLSDNKAVEAVSKIKGFTGELRPYQAKGVGWLSFLETWGLGACLADDMGLGKTIQLIAFLLNLKQQDILTKPTLLVCPTSVINNWEREVKKFAPTLKTFIHHGEKRQQGKSFITQVEDTQLVITSYSLVYRDVKTLSGMEWQGVVLDEAQNIKNPSAKQSQAVREIPAGFRIALTGTPVENRLAELWSILDFLNPGFLGNRNFFQKRFAAPIEKYGDRESLSILRSLTQPFILRRLKTDQNIIQDLPLKQEMNVFCGLSAEQADLYQQLVDDSLAAIDDAEGIQRRGLILTLLLRLKQLCNHPELMQETTSKQISLDPGFGDRSGKLLRLTEMLEEIVDEGDRALIFTQFSEWGKILKPYLEAKLEQEVLFLYGSTRRQTRQEMVDRFQNQPNGPKIFILSLKAGGTGLNLTRANHVFHVDRWWNPAVENQATDRAFRIGQKRNVQVHKFVCTGTLEERINDIIESKKELAEQTVNAGEQWLTDLDTNSLRDLLLLDRDAIIDQ from the coding sequence ATGTCAATTATTCACGGTAGTTGGATTGTTAATTCAGGTAAAGATTATTTTTTTGTTTGGGGGGAAGCATGGCGATCGCTTGTTAATGAAGCCTTTACCCTCAATGCAGCAGGGGATTTTGTTCATCCTTTTGATTTATCGCAATCTGAATTATTAGATCTATTTCAAAGCCATGAATTAGATATTAAAGAGATTTTAACCAGTGGTAATTGGCACAAGCAATTAATTGGTATCCCGACAATCGTTACTGATACAGAAGCAGGGAAAAAAGTACAACCAGTTTTTGCTAAGGATGCAGTGGAATCTGAATCTAGTCTGGATTTATATTTGTGGGAAGTGGAAGGGTTTCGTTTAACCCCACAAGATGCAGTTAAATTATTGCAAGTTTTATCTTTAGCTTCATTGCAAGCAAGTACACAATATTTGGCAGGAGATATCTGTTTTTGGTCGCATATTTATCGTTGGGTATTAGATTTAATTGTTAGACAAAAATATTTACCAGCAATTGCACCTGGAAACAAACAAGAAAATAATTATCAAAGTGTTTGGCAACCACTAATCGATAGTGAGGTGGATAGGGTGCGTTTAGCTAAATTTACGAGAGTAATTCCTGAAGCTTGTTTGACTTATTTAGATGCTGAAGCATCAGAAGCGGATACCACCGATGAACAACTAGTATTGCGATCGCTATTATTAATTTTGGATGCGCGCCTACGTAGTTGGGTTAATTATCAGCCAAATAATACTCAGGAAACAATTGTACAACCTTGGTTGCGATCGCTGGGAACATCTGCGCCATTGAATGCGGAAACAAGAGTTATTAAACGTCTTAACAGTGCTATTTATAATTGGACATTACCGATTAATGAATATTTAGTTAATCGTCAAAATGATCATTTAAGTTCCAATCGCTATCAAGTTTGTTTAATTTTAACCCCTCCGACCGAAACTAATCCAGAAGGTGAGCAAAATGATTGGTATTTAAATTATTATCTACAAGCCCTAGATGAGCCTGATTTTCTTATTTCCTCCGCCCTAATTTGGCAATGTGCAGGGGATGTTTTAGAAACGGGCGATCGCCTTATTAATAATCCCCAAGAAATCCTTTTAAAAGGTTTGGGTTTGGCTAGTCGTATTTATGAGCCGATTAAAGTGAGTTTAGAAGAGAGTCAACCAATCTATTGCTTACTTAATCCCGTGCAAGTTTACGAATTTATCAGAGCGATCGCTTGGCAGTTACAAGATAATGGTTTGGGGGTAATTCTGCCCACTGGTTTAACTAAAGGTAACAATGAACAAAGATTAGGAATAAAAATGACAGCAAGCGTTAACCAAAAACAGGGTGAGCGTTTAAGTCTTTCTAGTATGCTCAAGTATAAACTAGAAATTGCTGTTGGCGATCGCACTTTATCTAAGCGAGATTTTAAAAAATTACTGGCGCAAAAATCCCCGATAGTTGAAATAGATGGGCAATGGATTACTTTGCAACCTGCGGATGTTAAAGCTGCCCAAGCGGTATTAGATCAGTCAAATGAGCAATTGGATCTATCGGTTGAAGATGCCCTACGTTTATCGACGGGTGACACTAAAACTTTAGTAAAATTACCTGTGGTTAAGTTTGAAGCTACTGGGGTTTTAGCGGGTTTATTGGATAATTTGAGTGATAATAAAGCGGTTGAAGCAGTTAGTAAAATTAAAGGTTTTACAGGAGAATTGCGCCCCTATCAAGCTAAAGGTGTGGGTTGGTTGTCTTTCCTCGAAACCTGGGGTTTGGGTGCTTGTCTTGCAGATGATATGGGTTTAGGCAAAACTATCCAGTTAATAGCATTTTTGCTCAATCTTAAACAACAAGACATTTTAACCAAGCCTACCTTACTTGTTTGTCCTACTTCTGTAATTAATAATTGGGAGAGAGAAGTTAAGAAATTTGCCCCGACTTTAAAAACTTTCATTCACCACGGAGAAAAAAGGCAACAGGGTAAAAGTTTTATTACACAAGTTGAGGATACACAGTTAGTTATTACTAGTTATTCCTTGGTTTATCGAGATGTTAAAACCCTATCGGGGATGGAATGGCAAGGGGTAGTTTTAGATGAAGCCCAAAATATCAAAAATCCTTCAGCCAAACAATCACAAGCAGTAAGAGAAATTCCTGCGGGGTTTCGGATAGCTTTAACAGGTACACCTGTAGAAAATCGCTTGGCAGAACTTTGGTCAATTTTAGACTTTCTTAACCCTGGTTTTCTGGGTAATCGTAATTTCTTTCAAAAAAGATTTGCTGCCCCAATTGAAAAATATGGCGATCGCGAATCTTTAAGTATTTTACGCTCTCTAACTCAACCTTTTATACTCCGTCGTTTAAAAACAGATCAAAATATTATTCAAGATTTGCCCCTCAAGCAAGAAATGAACGTTTTTTGTGGGCTTTCGGCAGAACAAGCAGATCTCTATCAACAACTTGTGGATGATTCCCTAGCAGCAATTGACGATGCTGAAGGTATACAACGTCGTGGTTTAATTTTAACTTTACTATTACGTCTAAAACAGCTTTGCAACCATCCCGAATTGATGCAGGAAACTACTAGTAAACAAATTTCCTTAGATCCAGGTTTTGGCGATCGCTCAGGTAAGTTACTACGTCTTACAGAAATGTTAGAAGAAATTGTAGACGAGGGCGATCGGGCTTTGATTTTTACACAGTTTTCTGAGTGGGGCAAAATATTAAAACCCTATCTAGAAGCAAAATTAGAGCAAGAAGTCTTATTTTTATACGGTTCAACTCGTCGCCAAACTAGGCAAGAAATGGTCGATCGCTTCCAAAATCAGCCAAATGGGCCGAAAATATTTATCTTATCCCTTAAAGCAGGGGGAACAGGACTTAATTTAACTCGTGCTAATCATGTCTTTCACGTTGATCGCTGGTGGAATCCTGCTGTGGAAAATCAAGCCACAGATCGGGCTTTTCGCATTGGGCAAAAACGCAATGTACAAGTACACAAGTTTGTTTGCACAGGTACATTAGAAGAACGTATTAACGATATTATTGAAAGTAAGAAAGAACTAGCAGAACAAACTGTAAATGCTGGGGAACAATGGCTTACAGATCTTGATACTAATAGTTTACGGGATTTATTATTATTAGACCGTGATGCAATTATTGATCAGTAA